The stretch of DNA ATCAAAATATCTGActtttgagctatttttgcGCCTTACTGACCACACTTTAATCTCATCTGTGCTGACATCTCCGACTTAAACTCTAACTAGTGCGAGGAACGGACTTGTCGAAATAAAGCGCTGACAGCCGTTAGCAAGGCATGCTAACCGCCGAAGCGCAAGGCGGTTGCTGAGCAACAGTGCcgagaaaaaaacaattagaTTCAGGCGCGGAGACCGCGGGTCCAGATACCCCGGAAAGGCCACTCATGGAGAGAATGCTACCACCAACAGAGCCGCTAATAGCCACCCAGGCCACACAAGATGCAGCAAGACGGGACCCCAGTTTTGCCGTCTTAGCCGTTGATCCAAGTGGAGTTCTCAGTATATAACGGTTTGAAGATTCTTTTGGTTGCACAAATGAGAGCTACAGAGGGAAATcttgacacatactgtactgaaAATAATGCGGCGCTAGTACGGGGTGATTTGAAAAGCCTGCATAAACAGAGTGGAACTCTAAAACTGCAGAACCACAGCCTTATGGAATGTTATCTGAGTTCCAAGAGGAGGTTAAACAGCTgagggaagaaaatagaaaacAGCCCAGTGAAATCAAGGTATTACAGGATACTAACGCTGCCTTGAGCGCTGCTCTTAAAGAATATATAGAAGCAAAAGAGAAAATCATTGAGCAAATGAACATAATTGATGAAATGCGTCAGAATGAACGAAGTGATCTTGACGGGGCTCCGAATTAAACCCAGGTTGTATGAGAGGGAAGTCAGGAACGAAGAACCAGAAGCAATGGATGTCGCTTCAACACAGCAAGAAATTGCCAACTTTTTAAATTCAACGCAACCCACCTTATGGCAGAAAGAACACCACACCCGTCAAGAAATTGAAAACCGCAGGATTGAAACAGGGCAAGAAGCTGAAAGAAACAAACGTATACATGAATgaccatctgacaaaacgcaacgctgacATTGCCAAGAAAGCATGGCGACCTTCACAGACATCAGCCAAAACATAATCTTtgtatgtggagacttcagtATTGATCAAGCGACGGATAATAGATGGcttcatagatacaatgtacagtttgagtctatatcctaaaGTCACCAGACCAAGCAGATTACCAGACCATTGTCGCCTGGAAACGTCTCgaggatccgccaggaggagctggacgaagtagccggggaagGTAAGCGCtataaaatggatggctggatggaatcaagttatggaacggattgagtaaacaACTCAAATGaagcactaaaatgagcgatttcaagaaacagtgcaaacagttgatgttaaagtacaaagaagaagagtcctgaactactgtgtacatacaatgctatgcCAAACCACTCTTGAACTTACTACTAACGCTTCTTTtctttgtgagtacattgtttgtactcatgcatcatccaactatgttcctgtcaactattaaccctttcatcacttattaaatatttattaggACTGTTATAATACATTTCTTTACAGCGATTATAAACATTGACtcctattgtaacacattgttgtACTGCCTCATTTTCCTATGTTTTTgaaattggcaaagagtacatttggaatacgggaagtgaacaaatgtattgtaattgatgtgaaacggaaagggggtaggattaaataagctttgcttcttccttacTGCTtgctggacatgtggaactgtgacttgGACTATGTGATGTGCAaagttccctcgtttatcgcaggggataggcaCCCAAAAAAttccgcaataagtgaaatccgcgaagtaggcaacttcttttttttaatttattttttacaattatacagggtgtcccaaaaaaatgtatacacctGTTGAGATATGAGGTGGATTTGAAGGAGGGTTTTCTTGAATACTCTCAGCGTTCACCAAATCTCACACTGCTAGACTTtttgacacaggagacatggcagggtggcacaaaggagattgattgactaTGGCCAAAGGCCAATCAGGACgaagaaaacaatgggcggtgcagacagatgagagagggaagagagagacaatcaacttcccacaatgcaattctttttaaagggccaggctcggcctctaacagcgttcatacgctgcaattaaaaaaaatatataaaaaatagagATAGGGAGCAcggtattccaatgtaacttgtatttattttcaaaataaattaaactgtTACCATCAAAATTGGATAGTGTGACCTTTTCTGCAGTATCAGCTCTCAACATTGTGGACACATTtaaaggaatgctcaggtcattTTTAGCCGAATTAAAGCCGGTTTTATTCATACAGATACTCTGCTACTTCCCCTCCCATGCACAACTAGAAAGTGGCAGTTTTCTTCTGTGGGTAAGAAAAAGAAACAACTTGTCTCATGGATCATCACTTGAATAGCAACACCCGCACCGGATGTGATCTATTAAAAGATGTTTCaatatttaatgttttaaaaatttacaatttagtttttattggtaACGTCAAGTAttaatttcatgtttattttgattGTTGTGTCGCACGCTATTGATAGTCATGGCTTCCTACTTTTTTTAACTTAACTTGAGCTCCgggtttttatttgaaaaaataccTTTACATTCAAATAGGATTCAGTTAGGCTCCATTTCTTCAACTATTTCAATGAAAGGATTAACTTGGatatttcaatattcaatatttcTTCAACTCCTTCCATTCTTGTCAAGTGGTCACCAGTGGATTCAGGCATTATCTGTAGTTGAgagatacaaaaaaatatatgtttaaaCTTCCCGTCTTCCCCTCTGACATCCTATATTTCTTCTTCAGTGTAGGTTATGTCCTCCCCTCCCTGCTGGTACCTTTCCCCTCCACTTGGAAGTCCTCAGGCAGCAGCTTGTCCTGTCTGCTGCCCAGGCTGAAGGCCAGGAAAGACAAGATGAGCGAGTCCATGATGCTGATGATGGCGAGGATGTAGGCCCAACGCACCGTGCAGTGACCTAGGGTGTATTTGTCGGTCCGCTGGCCACACATGCGCTTCACCTCATCCGAGTCCCAGCCATCGGGGTAAATCATGCAGCCGATCACCATGCAAGCGCCTGGAAGGTGAGGACGCCGAGGTGAGTGGAAATAACAAAAATCACACATTTTTCTTTATCTGAATGTCTCAAGACTTGATTGGTAGCCACAAACCATTCGTTTTCGGAAGTGATTGTCTTTTGACTTTCAGGTGGAACCCCAATGTCAAAGTTCACAAGGAACAAGGATATCATAGCACGTAGACTTAAAcaagtggttctcaattattttctgtcgtgcccccactgggggacagaaatgttttggcTCACCCCCACTGATTTGCAATTTGACTGAGAAAGTGttatctatttatctgtactgtacggactgaacttgaaactgaaaccagcgaaatgcaacaaaatggagagcagtgaagcatacaagcgtattcaagagtcaattTGCATGccgagtacaacaaattcatacaggttggcaggtctgcattgATATTGAAAGCCCTCACTGCCTCTCACGTCCCCCCGACAGTTCATATTTCACACACGTTATATACACTACATCACCAAAAGAATCCAGACACACTTCTCCAACAATGATCACATATGCTCCAATTCACAACTCaatcacactttacaataaggtacacaaaaatacactaaTTACTGAGggactaatgaagaactaatgactaagtcACATACATTTTTACTAGTTACTAAGGAACTAAGGCATgcaaatttagactagttactaaggaactaatgaacttatgaggaactaatgactaagccACATCAATTTTgaccagttactgaggaacataatgagtagagtagttactgaggaactaaggcacgtaaatttagactagttactgaggaactaatgagtagagtagttactgaggaactaaggcacacaAATTTAGACTATttactaaggaactaatgaagaactaatgaggaactaatgactaagccacatacatttagactagttactgaggaactaatgagtagcgtagttactgaggaactaaggcacataaatttagactagttactaaggaactaatgaagaactaataaggaactaatgactaaggcacatacattttgagtagttactgaggaactaatgaggaactaatgactaagccACAAAttttgagtagttactgaggaactaaggcacgtaaatttagactagttactgaggaactaatgaagaactaaggaggaactaatgaagaactaatgaggaactaatgactaagccacatacatttagactagtaactgaggaactaatgagtagcgtagttactgaggaactaaggcacgtaaatttagactagttactaaggaactaatgaggaactaatgactaaggcacatacattttgagtagttactgaggaactaatgaggaactaatgactaagccACATAAAttttgagtagttactgaggaactaaggcacataaatttagactagttactgaggaactaatgagtagagtagttactgaggaactaaggcacgtaattttagactagttactaaggaactaatgaggaactaatgactaagccacatacattttgactagttactgaggaactaatgagtagagcaGTTACATTTGCAGCTTGtagcacattgtagaaaaaaaacccagcaaaaatgaggggaaaaggcacgatgtaaagagaaaaggctgaaacGCTGATCGAAATAAAaggtgtggacacccctgggttatgAAGCTAATGCTTTATCAGTTTCATCAGTGCTTCTTGAgatgaaatgtttcaaaaaccaagaaaaaaagatgcatatgAACTGTTTGGACACTTCATTGGGTACATCTGCACAATATAACAAGACCTAGTGCGAGAACTGTCTGAAAATAAAGGTCGACACAGTCATGGGAGTATTCATTTCACGTTATGTACTTTGCAGCGGTGCAGATGTTTCTAATGCTTTGCTTGCCGTTTTGCAAacaaccacagtaataaacataaAGATGACAGGTTTGGATACAGGTCTTGTCAttgttgtgcaggtgtacctaatactGCGTCCTGTGCTTCAACCAGGTGCTGCTCACTGACTGGAGGCCAGCTGCATCCAGGCGCAGATCTTGTACACACTGCCCGCGTTGCAAAAGAAGAAGAGACTGAAGCACACGATGCTACCCACAACCAGCAGCGTGGAGATGCCTACGAAGAACATGGCCGTCTTGAAGGCTCCGGACGGGATGGAGCCAAAGTCCAGTGCGCTCCCTTTGCAGATGAGCTCCGAGGTGAGTGCGTTCCCTATGCAATAGTGGAAGAGGCCGAAATAACCAGCTTGTGGCGTGTTGACACTGTCCCCAATCCAGTAGGGCTGGATGAACACCACCACCGTGATCACAGCGAACGTGATGGTGAACACGGTCCACAGCACACCTACAGCGCGGGAATTACGCACGTAGTTGGTGTGGTAGATCTTTGCCGCCTCTTTGGCCGGCAACATGGTGACCTACGTAGAAGTTTGTGCTCTGTCCTTTCCTTTTCAATTGGTGTTATTAAAACTAGCTTTCTAAATTGTTTGTCTATTCCCAACACAGCTTTCGGAAAAAATCAACCTGCAAAAGGACGGCACTTTTATAaatgcaatgaatgaatgattcatGGTAAGCCGACACCGCTTGCCTGCCAGGTGGCCACTTTCACTAAAAGGTATTGTATTCACTTtctttaaagttaaaaaaaacaaacatagtaATAGTTCGTGCTAACGTGTAGTCCTATTTCATTAGCATAATTACAATTTGTatcctattttttttacattcttatcTTTTTTCTCCTTAACGTTGTACTAGCTATATATTGTCTTTTAAAACTCCCATTTgcttattgatatttaattttttccaaCACCTACCTTTATTTCTTTCTCAAactataaatgacaaaatgtaagcaaacgaaatattgtaagtgtaaaatttatggtgtgaatgaattatcagtaataggCATGGAGAAGGGAGAAGGAGATTAAAGAAActttacttcttcctactccttttcggacatgctgAATGTAACCACGTGATAGTCCTGAacgtaacttgttaagcatgtctgaaatcTGAAACAGGTAAACAATATATGTACTATGGCCCAATAGGGGTTGAGAAACACGGGAGTGAATGATCATGTGATACACTTGCATTTCAGACGATTCAACACTAGATGGCATTACATAGCCGAGGAGCGCTGCAGTATATTACTTTGTACTGTCTTCTTAATGGCATAATGTACAGTTGCATTCAAAATGATTAAACCCCCCCATTGTAAATTAGGTATATTTTCATAATGCAAAAAACGTTCAATAtatggccaattaaaaaaaaaacgcgccACTGTGTAATATTAGTAaactattgtatttttgttagtTCATTGAGCTACTAACATGTTTATAAACTTAAAATAAGCTTTACAAAATAATTTATGCTGAGGAAGAATCGTTTTTTAGTGTGCTTCTCACTGCAGAATTAGGCTTTTTGACATTGCTAGTGATGTGCAGAttaatactgaaaaatcaatacttccgataccagctcttcatgctctaaaatcgaatctcaaatcaaaatatcgatacttttgatacttcagtcatttgaggtaatgtacagtatatcattagGAGGAACACAGTAGAAAGTAACTCAATTATAGGGATCTTGt from Dunckerocampus dactyliophorus isolate RoL2022-P2 chromosome 8, RoL_Ddac_1.1, whole genome shotgun sequence encodes:
- the lhfpl5a gene encoding LHFPL tetraspan subfamily member 5 protein, with translation MLPAKEAAKIYHTNYVRNSRAVGVLWTVFTITFAVITVVVFIQPYWIGDSVNTPQAGYFGLFHYCIGNALTSELICKGSALDFGSIPSGAFKTAMFFVGISTLLVVGSIVCFSLFFFCNAGSVYKICAWMQLASSACMVIGCMIYPDGWDSDEVKRMCGQRTDKYTLGHCTVRWAYILAIISIMDSLILSFLAFSLGSRQDKLLPEDFQVEGKGTSREGRT